One window of the Eucalyptus grandis isolate ANBG69807.140 chromosome 8, ASM1654582v1, whole genome shotgun sequence genome contains the following:
- the LOC104453164 gene encoding uncharacterized protein LOC104453164 → VSCFVQLFDLPTTVDPSYIISLIRKLLPPNQTHNSCSNGVDGNNSQKSSSDSIEEKRAPLDNTRVQDPASDFSETMDIIDDNKESACEEGRVDGESTCGNGLPKASTLEEVWEGNGCILWDLAASQTHAELMIENLVMDVLLANLTVSQSTRVREICLGILGNVACHEVLMKSIVSTKGLVDAIVDQLFLDDTQCLCEACPYYISYAKFSPLLVIVREKNLSRKQSRRTLILFILFYYFFCGGVVGGWGLGN, encoded by the exons GTGTCCTGTTTTGTGCAGTTATTTGACCTCCCAACAACAGTTGATCCCAGCTACATAATTTCCCTCATACGAAAACTTCTACCACCGAATCAGACACATAACTCTTGCTCCAATGGAGTTGACGGAAATAATTCCCAGAAGTCTAGCTCGGATTCCATTGAAGAAAAGCGGGCCCCACTGGATAATACGAGAGTACAAGACCCAGCAAGTGACTTTTCTGAGACAATGGACATCATTGATGATAATAAGGAATCTGCCTGTGAAGAAGGCAGAGTTGATGGAGAGTCAACTTGCGGAAATGGATTACCCAAAGCTTCTACATTAGAAGAGGTTTGGGAAGGGAATGGTTGCATTCTGTGGGACCTTGCTGCAAGTCAAACTCATGCAGAACTCATG ATTGAGAACCTTGTCATGGACGTGCTTCTGGCAAACCTCACAGTCTCCCAATCCACTAGGGTTAGA GAGATTTGTCTTGGAATTTTAGGGAATGTTGCTTGCCATGAGGTTCTTATGAAGAGTATAGTTTCTACTAAGGGACTCGTTGACGCAATTGTGGATCAACTGTTTTTGGATGATACACAATGCTTATGTGAAGCTTGCCCGTACTATATTAGTTATGCAAAGTTTTCTCCTTTGCTTGTAATTGTCAGAGAGAAAAATTTATCCAGGAAACAGTCCAGAAGAACgctcattttatttattttattttattattttttttgtgggggaGTGGTTGGGGGTTGGGGGTTGGGAAATTGA